The Syngnathus scovelli strain Florida chromosome 13, RoL_Ssco_1.2, whole genome shotgun sequence genome has a window encoding:
- the LOC125979443 gene encoding coiled-coil domain-containing protein 152: MALLNGINLDKLTEEFIVLENTITDLNGKTILLETMLEDANRQVKFYETKEKAVTEERDALLVTVNQLQQALQEQCDLRVENETLKSNMEILKQQSKRKAEDGEAELQRLLCEMKAHKDSHKRRLETVKQECRRQVEETHKEACSQLQAKEVEVMKLMEQKDLDLEEMKTKLKDQERKQQSELLKLQIEFGEKLGRIQNTAQMSQHQQKEHESVLSAQNFFKRKLQFIQEEKNKEIGVLRQRIKELEDNQRIGNLCSRSKKRRT; the protein is encoded by the exons ATGGCACTGTTAAATGGAATTAATCTTGACAAATTAACAGAGGAATTCATCGTACTCGAAAAT ACAATTACAGATTTAAATGGTAAAACCATCTTGCTGGAGACGATGCTGGAAGACGCCAACAGACAAGTGAAATTTTACGAGACCAAAGAGAAAGCAGTGACTGAGG AAAGAGATGCCCTTCTTGTCACAGTGAACCAGCTACAACAGGCTTTGCAGGAGCAGTGCGACCTCAGAG TGGAAAATGAGACACTGAAAAGCAATATGGAAATCTTGAAGCAACAAAGCAAACGAAAAGCAGAG GATGGAGAGGCTGAGCTCCAACGACTGCTCTGTGAAATGAAAGCACACAAAGACAGCCACAAGAGGAGGCTAGAGACTGTCAAGCAAGAGTGCAGGAGGCAGGTGGAGGAGACCCACAAAGAAGCTTGCAGTCAAT TGCAAGCCAAAGAGGTTGAAGTTATGAAGTTAATGGAGCAAAAAGATCTGGATCTGGAGGAGATGAAAACAAAGCTGAAGGACCAGGAGAGAAAACAGCAAAGCGAGCTTCTGAAGCTGCAAATTGAG ttTGGTGAAAAGTTGGGGAGAATCCAGAATACTGCTCAGATGAGCCAACACCAGCAGAAAGAACATGAATCCGTTCTTTCTGCACAAAATTTCTTCAAAAGG AAGCTGCAATTCATTCAGGAAGAAAAGAACAAAGAGATTGGGGTTCTACGTCAGAGAATTAAAGAGCTGGAAGACAACCAGCGCATTGGCAACCTCTGCAGCCGTTCGAAGAAAAGAAGAACCTAA